The proteins below come from a single Osmerus mordax isolate fOsmMor3 chromosome 3, fOsmMor3.pri, whole genome shotgun sequence genomic window:
- the cldni gene encoding claudin i, with product MGSAGVQIVCVALGILGLVGAIVCCAVPRWKVSSFVGSNIVTAQSTEDGLWKTCVVQSTGQQQCKSYDSLLVLSSDLQAARALIIISCMITCLCLLLLCAGAEFTTCVQNESAKPKISLVAGIGLLLAGILLIIPVSWSAHIVIRDFYNPLVPQKKELGACIFVGWAGGVLLVLGGGLLCCFSRNTTSSSGGTAKYYSNSASAPSKNYV from the exons ATGGGATCTGCTGGAgtgcagattgtgtgtgtggcccttGGGATCCTGGGTCTCGTCGGCGCCATTGTGTGCTGTGCTGTTCCAAGATGGAAAGTGTCGTCATTCGTTGGATCCAACATCGTAACTGCCCAG AGCACTGAGGACGGCCTGTGGAAGACCTGCGTGGTGCAGAGTACAGGCCAGCAGCAGTGTAAGAGCTACGACTCCCTACTAGTCCTGTCCTCTGACCTCCAGGCTGCCCGTGCTCTGATCATCATCAGCTGCATGATCACTTGCCTTTGCCTGCTCCTCCTGTGCGCCGGGGCCGAGTTTACTACGTGTGTGCAGAACGAGAGCGCCAAGCCCAAGATCAGCCTGGTGGCTGGGATCGGCCTGCTGCTGGCTGGCATCCTGCTCATCATTCCCGTCAGCTGGTCTGCACACATTGTGATCCGGGACTTCTATAACCCCCTGGTGCCGCAGAAGAAGGAGCTGGGAGCCTGCATCTTcgtgggctgggctggaggggtgctgctggtgctgggtgGAGGTCTTCTATGCTGCTTCAGCCGAAACACCACCAGCAGCTCAGGGGGAACTGCCAAGTACTACAGCAACAGTGCCTCTGCCCCCAGCAAGAACTACGTCTAG
- the coro1a gene encoding coronin-1A: MSRKVVRASKFRHVFGQAVKTDQCYDDIRISQMTWDSNFCSVNPKFVAMIVDASGGGAFIVLPLSKTGRIDMSQPTVNGHTGPVLEIEFCPHNDNIIASGSEDCSVMIWEIPDGGLVTPLKDPVVKLEGHSKRVGILSWHPTAHNVLMSAGCDNVVILWNVACGEAVVRIDEVHPDLIYSACWNRDGSRIATSCKDKKLRVLDPRKGTVIAEKDKAHDGSRPIRAVFMADGKIFSTGFSRMSERQVALWDPTSFGEPLTLQELDTSSGVLLPFYDPDTGVVYLCGKGDSSIRYFEVTDEAPYVHYLSMYSSKDSQKGMGYMPKRGLEVNKCEIARFYKLHERKCEPIVMTVPRKSDLFQDDLFPDTIGPEPSVEANEWFDGKDGQPILISLKDGFVVTKPKEFKVNKSLLKTTSSSVGYQQNNNEVQALQEEVKTLKEAVEELTKRVSELESKN, from the exons ATGTCCAGGAAAGTTGTCCGGGCCAGTAAGTTCCGCCACGTCTTTGGCCAGGCGGTGAAGACTGACCAGTGCTACGATGACATCAGAATTTCCCAGATGACCTGGGACAGCAACTTCTGTTCGGTCAATCCCAAATTTGTGGCCATGATCGTGGACGCCAGCGGAGGAGGAGCCTTCATCGTGCTGCCTCTGAGCAAG ACTGGTCGGATTGACATGTCCCAGCCCACTGTGAATGGACACACAGGACCAGTTCTGGAAATCGAGTTTTGTCCTCACAATGACAACATCATTGCCAGTGGGTCGGAAGACTGCAGCGTCATG ATCTGGGAGATCCCAGACGGTGGTTTGGTGACTCCTCTGAAGGACCCTGTTGTCAAGCTCGAGGGGCACTCCAAACGAGTGGGCATCCTGAGTTGGCACCCTACGGCTCACAACGTGCTCATGAGTGCAG GATGCGATAACGTGGTGATCCTGTGGAACGTGGCGTGTGGCGAGGCGGTGGTAAGGATCGATGAAGTTCACCCAGACCTCATCTACAGCGCCTGCTGGAACAGGGACGGCTCCAGGATCGCCACCTCCTGCAAGGATAAGAAGCTGCGTGTTCTGGACCCGCGCAAGGGCACTGTCATTGCC GAGAAGGACAAGGCCCACGATGGCTCCAGGCCTATCAGAGCTGTGTTCATGGCCGACGGGAAGATCTTCAGCACAGGCTTCAGTCGCATGAGCGAGAGGCAGGTGGCACTTTGGGACCCG ACGAGCTTTGGAGAGCCTCTCACCCTGCAGGAGTTGGACACCAGCAGTGgtgtcctccttcccttctatGATCCTGACACTGGCGTCGTCTACCTCTGTGGCAAG GGTGATAGCAGTATTCGGTACTTTGAGGTGACGGATGAAGCTCCCTATGTCCACTACCTTTCTATGTACAGCAGTAAGGACAGCCAGAAAGGCATGGGCTACATGCCAAAGAGGGGTCTTGAGGTCAACAAATGTGAAATTGCAAG ATTCTACAAACTTCACGAGAGGAAATGTGAACCCATTGTCATGACTGTGCCACGGAAG TCGGATCTTTTCCAGGACGATCTGTTCCCTGACACAATTGGTCCAGAACCATCTGTGGAAGCTAATGAGTGGTTTGACGGCAAGGACGGCCAACCTATCCTGATCTCCTTGAAAGACGGTTTTGTGGTAACCAAACCCAAAGAGTTCAAAGTTAACAAAAGTCTTTTGAAGACCACAAGTTCCTCCGTTGGGTATCAGCAAAACAACAACGAG GTACAAGCGTTGCAGGAAGAGGTCAAAACGCTGAAGGAGGCAGTAGAGGAATTGACCAAGCGTGTGAGCGAGCTGGAGAGCAAGAATTAG
- the ppp1caa gene encoding protein phosphatase 1, catalytic subunit, alpha isozyme a isoform X2, producing MAEPDKLNIDSIIQRLLEVKGSRPGKNVQLTENEIRGLCLKSREIFLSQPILLELEAPLKICGDVHGQYYDLLRLFEYGGFPPESNYLFLGDYVDRGKQSLETICLLLAYKVKYPENFFLLRGNHECASINRIYGFYDECKRRYNIKLWKTFTDCFNCLPVAAIVDEKIFCCHGGLSPDLQSMEQVRRVMRPTDVPDQGLLCDLLWADPDKDVLGWGENDRGVSFTFGADVVAKFLHKHDMDLICRAHQVVEDGYEFFAKRQLVTLFSAPNYCGEFDNAGAMMSVDETLMCSFQILKPADKKLYSYGGGGGMGSGRPVTPPRNSAKGGKAKK from the exons ATGGCGGAGCCGGACAAATTGAACATCGACTCCATAATTCAGCGTCTCCTGGAAG TTAAGGGCTCTCGGCCAGGCAAAAACGTTCAGCTGACAGAAAACGAGATCCGCGGCCTTTGTCTCAAGTCCCGTGAAATCTTCCTCAGCCAGCCCATTCTGCTCGAGCTAGAGGCACCACTCAAAATCTGCG GTGATGTCCATGGTCAGTATTATGACCTCCTGCGTCTGTTTGAGTACGGAGGCTTCCCCCCGGAGAGCAACTACCTGTTCCTGGGAGACTATGTGGACCGAGGGAAACAGTCCCTGGAGACCATCTGCCTGTTGCTAGCCTACAAGGTCAAATATCCAGAGAACTTCTTTCTGCTGCGCGGCAACCACGAGTGTGCCTCTATAAACCGCATTTACGGCTTCTATGACGAGT GTAAGAGACGATACAACATCAAGTTGTGGAAGACTTTCACAGACTGCTTCAACTGCTTGCCTGTGGCTGCCATCGTAGACGAGAAGATCTTCTGTTGTCACGGAG GCCTGTCTCCAGACCTCCAGTCCATGGAGCAGGTACGCAGAGTAATGCGCCCCACAGACGTGCCCGACCAGGGCTTGCTGTGTGACCTGCTGTGGGCCGACCCAGACAAAGATGTCCTGGGATGGGGAGAGAATGACCGTGGAGTCTCCTTCACATTTGGGGCAGATGTGGTGGCCAAATTTTTGCACAAGCACGATATGGACCTTATATGCAGGGCACATCAG GTCGTAGAAGATGGCTACGAGTTCTTTGCAAAGAGACAACTTGTTACCCTGTTCTCGGCTCCTAACTACTGTGGGGAGTTTGACAATGCTGGTGCCATGATGAGCGTGGACGAAACCCTCATGTGTTCCTTCCAG ATTCTCAAGCCAGCCGACAAGAAGCTGTACTCCTACGGAGGCGGCGGCGGTATGGGGTCTGGAAGACCCGTCACTCCGCCAAGAAATTCAGCCAAGGGCGGAAAAGCCAAGAAATAA
- the ppp1caa gene encoding protein phosphatase 1, catalytic subunit, alpha isozyme a isoform X1 has product MAEPDKLNIDSIIQRLLEVGTVKGSRPGKNVQLTENEIRGLCLKSREIFLSQPILLELEAPLKICGDVHGQYYDLLRLFEYGGFPPESNYLFLGDYVDRGKQSLETICLLLAYKVKYPENFFLLRGNHECASINRIYGFYDECKRRYNIKLWKTFTDCFNCLPVAAIVDEKIFCCHGGLSPDLQSMEQVRRVMRPTDVPDQGLLCDLLWADPDKDVLGWGENDRGVSFTFGADVVAKFLHKHDMDLICRAHQVVEDGYEFFAKRQLVTLFSAPNYCGEFDNAGAMMSVDETLMCSFQILKPADKKLYSYGGGGGMGSGRPVTPPRNSAKGGKAKK; this is encoded by the exons ATGGCGGAGCCGGACAAATTGAACATCGACTCCATAATTCAGCGTCTCCTGGAA GTTGGTACAGTTAAGGGCTCTCGGCCAGGCAAAAACGTTCAGCTGACAGAAAACGAGATCCGCGGCCTTTGTCTCAAGTCCCGTGAAATCTTCCTCAGCCAGCCCATTCTGCTCGAGCTAGAGGCACCACTCAAAATCTGCG GTGATGTCCATGGTCAGTATTATGACCTCCTGCGTCTGTTTGAGTACGGAGGCTTCCCCCCGGAGAGCAACTACCTGTTCCTGGGAGACTATGTGGACCGAGGGAAACAGTCCCTGGAGACCATCTGCCTGTTGCTAGCCTACAAGGTCAAATATCCAGAGAACTTCTTTCTGCTGCGCGGCAACCACGAGTGTGCCTCTATAAACCGCATTTACGGCTTCTATGACGAGT GTAAGAGACGATACAACATCAAGTTGTGGAAGACTTTCACAGACTGCTTCAACTGCTTGCCTGTGGCTGCCATCGTAGACGAGAAGATCTTCTGTTGTCACGGAG GCCTGTCTCCAGACCTCCAGTCCATGGAGCAGGTACGCAGAGTAATGCGCCCCACAGACGTGCCCGACCAGGGCTTGCTGTGTGACCTGCTGTGGGCCGACCCAGACAAAGATGTCCTGGGATGGGGAGAGAATGACCGTGGAGTCTCCTTCACATTTGGGGCAGATGTGGTGGCCAAATTTTTGCACAAGCACGATATGGACCTTATATGCAGGGCACATCAG GTCGTAGAAGATGGCTACGAGTTCTTTGCAAAGAGACAACTTGTTACCCTGTTCTCGGCTCCTAACTACTGTGGGGAGTTTGACAATGCTGGTGCCATGATGAGCGTGGACGAAACCCTCATGTGTTCCTTCCAG ATTCTCAAGCCAGCCGACAAGAAGCTGTACTCCTACGGAGGCGGCGGCGGTATGGGGTCTGGAAGACCCGTCACTCCGCCAAGAAATTCAGCCAAGGGCGGAAAAGCCAAGAAATAA